A single Methylomonas sp. AM2-LC DNA region contains:
- a CDS encoding MBL fold metallo-hydrolase, with product MYKLNPIMVGIAMALATTGCSLLNPSLNSASEAAGVKNIQSIEFSGTGRWYQFGQAPNPDLPWPPFDVKSFTANINYSAASARVQISRLQVVETGRNRPVPVEQKVDQYISGTTAWNKATSANASPANTAQPAAVEERVAEIWESPQGFLKAALVNHAVSEPVDNGTKISFSLSDKYRFIGIINDDDQLVQVKTCIDNPVLGDTVIESQYSDYKDFGGLQFPAHIVRSAGGFPILDLTVSAVKINPTVEISIPTEVSNPPAVSVVVKPLANGVYYLTGGTHHSVAIEQRDHVVIVEAPLNEERSQAVIAKVKEIIPNKPIKYLVNSHAHFDHSGGLRTYVDAGATIVTEQANQAYYQKVWAYPHKINPDRLSKSNKPAIFESFTGKHTLSDGNRNIEIYSLAGNSHNDAFDFVYLPKEKILIEADAYTPTAGPATTPAAINPYSLNLYENIRKFKLDVNQIAGLHGRDVPFSDLLTTIGLQKAQN from the coding sequence ATGTATAAATTAAACCCCATTATGGTAGGCATTGCCATGGCTTTGGCTACGACGGGATGCAGCCTGCTTAATCCGAGTCTAAATTCGGCCAGCGAGGCTGCGGGTGTAAAAAATATTCAAAGCATCGAGTTTTCTGGAACCGGCCGTTGGTATCAATTTGGACAAGCACCTAACCCTGACCTGCCCTGGCCACCTTTTGATGTCAAAAGCTTTACTGCAAACATTAACTATAGTGCTGCCAGTGCAAGGGTACAGATCAGCCGCTTACAAGTGGTTGAAACCGGCCGTAATCGCCCAGTACCTGTTGAACAAAAAGTTGATCAATATATTAGTGGTACTACTGCCTGGAATAAAGCGACTAGCGCAAATGCCAGCCCAGCCAATACCGCACAACCTGCCGCAGTTGAAGAACGTGTAGCGGAAATATGGGAAAGTCCACAAGGCTTTCTAAAAGCGGCTCTGGTTAATCATGCCGTTTCCGAGCCTGTCGATAATGGCACCAAAATCAGCTTTAGCTTAAGTGATAAATACCGTTTCATCGGCATTATCAATGATGACGATCAATTAGTTCAGGTAAAAACCTGCATCGACAATCCAGTATTGGGTGATACAGTCATAGAAAGCCAGTATAGCGACTATAAAGACTTTGGTGGTTTGCAGTTTCCTGCACACATCGTGCGTAGCGCAGGTGGTTTTCCTATTCTCGACCTAACGGTTTCTGCAGTTAAGATTAATCCTACTGTTGAAATCAGTATACCAACGGAAGTCTCGAATCCTCCCGCCGTTTCGGTAGTGGTTAAACCACTCGCTAATGGTGTTTATTATTTGACAGGAGGAACCCACCACAGCGTTGCCATTGAACAACGTGATCATGTTGTGATCGTAGAAGCGCCTCTGAACGAAGAACGCTCACAAGCCGTTATTGCCAAAGTTAAAGAGATTATTCCCAATAAACCGATTAAATATCTGGTTAATTCTCACGCTCATTTCGATCATTCCGGCGGCCTTCGCACCTACGTAGATGCAGGTGCCACTATCGTTACCGAGCAAGCCAATCAAGCGTATTACCAAAAAGTTTGGGCATATCCGCATAAAATTAATCCTGATCGCTTAAGTAAATCGAATAAACCGGCGATATTTGAAAGCTTTACCGGCAAACACACCTTATCAGATGGTAATCGTAACATTGAAATCTATTCACTAGCTGGCAACAGTCACAATGATGCTTTTGATTTTGTTTATTTACCCAAAGAAAAAATCCTCATTGAAGCAGATGCCTATACACCCACAGCAGGTCCTGCAACCACGCCTGCGGCTATTAACCCCTACAGTTTAAATTTGTACGAAAATATCAGAAAGTTCAAACTGGATGTTAATCAGATTGCGGGGTTACATGGTAGGGATGTACCTTTTTCTGACCTGCTAACGACTATAGGCTTACAAAAAGCACAAAACTAA
- a CDS encoding anaerobic sulfatase maturase, which yields MAKPVGPICNLDCNYCFYLEKEQLFPTGQRFLMSEEVLRSYIKQNISSENSSEVLFTWQGGEPMLRGLAFYQQAVMIQQEFAKGKTIRNSLQTNGVLLNKEWCQFLAAEKFMVGISLDGPRDLHNAHRVNKQGKPTFDAVMQGIEYLKNYQIEFNVLVTVTRELCKHPIRVYDFFKQHDLFHLQFNPVVERVVPLDTENLGLSFAIPDTESLLPVTEQSVEPAAYGDFLVAIFNEWIKQDVGKVYVMNFEWALASWLKLPANVCLFSENCGKALIVEHNGDVYSCDHYMYPDYRLGNLQNNDIAALADSAQQIRFGKTKSATLPRDCKQCEFLFACHGECPKNRFKQTLQGEPGLNYLCPSYKKYFKHINRYMQAMAKLIYYKQPASLIMQALKGPLPISLSIADTTTI from the coding sequence ATGGCTAAACCGGTAGGCCCCATTTGTAATCTGGATTGCAACTATTGCTTTTATTTGGAAAAAGAACAATTGTTTCCAACAGGGCAACGTTTTTTAATGTCAGAAGAAGTATTGCGTAGCTACATAAAACAGAACATTAGTAGTGAAAACTCATCTGAGGTACTTTTCACTTGGCAAGGGGGCGAACCCATGCTGCGCGGCTTGGCTTTCTATCAACAAGCGGTAATGATTCAACAAGAATTTGCAAAGGGTAAAACTATCCGTAACAGTCTACAAACTAACGGTGTGTTATTAAATAAGGAATGGTGCCAGTTTTTAGCAGCTGAAAAATTTATGGTGGGAATCAGTCTAGATGGCCCGCGTGATTTACACAATGCTCATCGGGTTAACAAACAAGGCAAGCCAACTTTTGACGCCGTTATGCAAGGCATTGAATATTTAAAAAACTATCAAATTGAATTTAATGTATTGGTAACAGTTACGCGAGAATTATGCAAACATCCAATACGTGTTTATGATTTTTTTAAACAACACGATCTTTTTCATCTGCAATTTAATCCGGTCGTGGAACGCGTTGTACCACTAGATACCGAGAATTTAGGGCTTAGTTTTGCTATACCAGATACCGAATCATTGTTACCTGTCACAGAACAGAGTGTTGAACCTGCAGCCTATGGTGATTTTCTGGTAGCTATATTTAATGAATGGATCAAACAGGATGTTGGAAAAGTCTATGTGATGAATTTTGAATGGGCACTGGCTTCCTGGTTAAAGTTACCAGCAAATGTGTGCTTATTCTCAGAAAATTGTGGTAAGGCTTTAATTGTTGAACACAATGGCGACGTTTATTCTTGTGATCACTATATGTATCCGGATTATCGCTTGGGTAATCTGCAAAACAATGATATAGCGGCGCTAGCAGATTCTGCGCAGCAAATCAGGTTTGGTAAAACAAAATCAGCAACGCTACCAAGGGATTGTAAACAATGCGAATTCTTATTTGCCTGTCACGGAGAATGCCCGAAAAATCGCTTCAAACAGACTTTGCAGGGTGAACCTGGACTCAATTATTTATGCCCCAGCTATAAAAAGTATTTTAAACATATTAATCGTTATATGCAGGCTATGGCTAAATTGATTTATTACAAGCAACCAGCCAGTTTAATTATGCAGGCGTTAAAAGGTCCTTTGCCGATTAGTTTATCAATCGCAGACACTACAACAATCTAA
- a CDS encoding arylsulfotransferase family protein has protein sequence MPINIKATQVAKHRPVDYWKYNIAIIGLAASCLLTSLCVMAGPSIYPTGTTRYDPNKAYNSFVLFSGGDNIAHLIDLNGNSVHEWKDAAAHSTLINPALIQGKLGHVFVTLETIEGKGTDLVPGQLNRRISKIVGELDWDGNKVWSFGESENTPGGAAQQHHDWARLTNGNTLILANLTHRINGFKHPLLMDDVIYEVNPKGDVVWKWIASEHIDEFGFTPAELILLRNSDSPDYLHINNLKVVGNNHWFDSGDKRFNPDNLIFDSRNANFTAIIDKKTGKIVWRLGPHYPPINTEQAQNRQVPRPVDQISGQHDAHLIPENLPGAGNLLIFDNQGIAGFPIAELPFTGGSRVLEINPVTNEIVWQYTGLDSGGPSWSFRSTHISAARRLPNGNTFIDEGQSGRLFQVTPDGEIVWEYINPYARIGKDPINGRTMRNNQIYRGQPIPYDWVPPETPRSEKPVTPPDITQFHIPTTP, from the coding sequence ATGCCTATTAATATTAAAGCCACCCAAGTGGCTAAACATCGCCCCGTGGACTATTGGAAATACAACATAGCAATAATCGGGTTAGCAGCCAGCTGTTTACTAACCAGTCTTTGTGTCATGGCGGGCCCCAGTATTTACCCTACCGGAACCACACGTTATGATCCCAACAAAGCTTATAACTCTTTTGTATTATTTAGCGGTGGCGATAATATCGCGCACTTAATCGATTTAAACGGCAACTCTGTACATGAATGGAAAGATGCCGCTGCGCACAGTACCCTGATTAATCCAGCTCTGATTCAAGGCAAACTTGGGCATGTGTTTGTCACTCTGGAAACTATCGAAGGAAAAGGCACTGACCTAGTTCCTGGACAATTAAATCGGCGCATTTCCAAAATTGTCGGAGAACTGGACTGGGACGGTAATAAAGTATGGTCGTTCGGCGAAAGCGAAAATACACCCGGCGGAGCTGCTCAGCAACATCATGACTGGGCACGCCTGACTAACGGCAATACACTAATTTTGGCCAATTTAACGCATCGTATTAATGGCTTCAAACATCCGCTACTTATGGATGATGTGATTTATGAAGTCAACCCAAAGGGTGACGTAGTGTGGAAATGGATCGCTTCTGAACATATAGATGAATTTGGCTTCACACCCGCCGAATTAATACTGCTAAGAAACTCCGACTCGCCAGATTACTTACATATTAATAATTTGAAAGTGGTTGGAAACAACCACTGGTTTGACTCAGGAGACAAACGCTTCAACCCAGACAACCTGATTTTCGATTCGCGTAACGCTAATTTTACGGCTATCATCGATAAAAAAACCGGCAAAATTGTTTGGCGACTCGGGCCGCATTACCCACCAATCAACACTGAACAAGCGCAAAATCGCCAAGTACCCAGACCTGTTGATCAGATTAGTGGTCAACATGATGCACACTTGATACCGGAAAATCTGCCTGGAGCAGGGAATTTGCTGATATTCGACAATCAAGGCATCGCGGGATTTCCGATAGCAGAGCTACCATTTACGGGCGGCTCACGGGTTTTAGAAATTAATCCAGTCACGAACGAAATAGTCTGGCAATATACTGGGCTTGATTCCGGTGGACCCAGTTGGTCATTTCGCAGCACTCACATTAGTGCCGCTCGGCGTCTACCGAACGGTAATACCTTTATAGATGAAGGACAAAGCGGACGTTTATTTCAGGTTACACCTGATGGTGAAATTGTCTGGGAATATATCAACCCCTATGCACGCATAGGCAAAGACCCCATCAATGGTCGTACCATGCGTAATAATCAAATCTATCGTGGTCAACCCATACCTTATGACTGGGTTCCACCAGAAACACCCCGGAGCGAAAAACCCGTTACTCCGCCAGATATTACTCAGTTTCATATTCCAACTACCCCTTAA
- a CDS encoding energy transducer TonB — protein sequence MSSHAATLEKFTQGETSSWESAKVITLNTSNHTLAENFNPTAIAAAIGSFKFNAKNNDHKIVDYFLIGILTLLVHNTVISHFEGLSFEQEIVEAIKPPPKVQITLTRPQPKPVAPPPPIVQPKPPIVNAVPLKPPKPKPVPKVVEQAPQPTPSPVTEAVPTASTAPPAPPAPVVQEKVTAPTAGADYLHNPAPEYPDLAQEMAWEGKVLLKVHVQADGKPNSVSLAKSSGHKELDDAAIKAVNKWSFVPAMRGDTPIDGWVTVPISFNL from the coding sequence ATGAGCAGTCATGCAGCCACGTTAGAAAAATTTACTCAGGGGGAAACCAGCAGTTGGGAATCGGCAAAAGTAATTACACTCAATACATCCAACCATACTTTAGCAGAAAACTTCAATCCAACAGCCATTGCTGCTGCCATTGGCAGTTTTAAATTTAATGCAAAAAATAATGATCACAAAATCGTCGATTATTTTTTGATCGGCATATTGACACTATTAGTTCATAACACCGTCATTTCACATTTTGAAGGACTTTCGTTTGAACAGGAAATTGTAGAAGCCATTAAGCCACCACCTAAAGTGCAAATTACCCTAACCAGACCACAACCTAAACCGGTTGCGCCGCCACCGCCTATTGTGCAGCCAAAACCACCCATTGTAAACGCTGTGCCGTTAAAACCACCAAAACCTAAACCAGTTCCCAAAGTGGTAGAACAGGCTCCTCAGCCTACTCCCAGCCCGGTAACTGAAGCAGTGCCAACGGCATCTACCGCCCCCCCTGCTCCACCAGCACCCGTTGTACAGGAAAAAGTAACCGCACCTACAGCGGGCGCTGATTATCTGCATAATCCGGCACCGGAATATCCTGATCTTGCACAGGAAATGGCTTGGGAAGGCAAAGTGTTATTGAAAGTTCATGTTCAAGCGGATGGTAAACCCAACAGCGTCAGCTTAGCAAAATCCAGTGGCCACAAGGAACTGGATGATGCAGCCATAAAAGCAGTAAACAAATGGTCTTTTGTACCCGCAATGCGTGGAGATACCCCGATTGATGGCTGGGTAACAGTGCCAATTTCTTTTAATTTATAA
- a CDS encoding biopolymer transporter ExbD yields MAFKTQDDGDDVMGEINVTPLVDVMLVLLVVFIVTAPLLTQAIHVNLPKTAETAPPEEKAAIYLSVDAQGKVFLDKQEYPVDAIENELKNRKAADPELALNLNADDAVQYGTVAKVMSSIERAGVTKLSVLTIPN; encoded by the coding sequence ATGGCATTTAAAACTCAAGATGATGGCGATGATGTAATGGGTGAAATCAATGTTACGCCATTGGTCGATGTAATGTTGGTACTCCTGGTGGTATTTATTGTGACCGCACCATTATTGACGCAGGCTATCCACGTTAACCTGCCAAAAACTGCTGAAACCGCACCACCAGAAGAAAAAGCGGCCATTTATTTAAGTGTGGATGCACAAGGTAAAGTTTTTCTTGATAAACAAGAATACCCAGTTGATGCCATTGAAAATGAACTCAAAAACCGCAAAGCGGCAGATCCTGAGTTGGCTTTAAATCTTAACGCAGATGATGCCGTTCAGTATGGCACGGTAGCTAAAGTCATGTCTTCCATTGAGCGTGCAGGGGTCACAAAGCTTTCGGTATTAACTATTCCTAACTAG
- a CDS encoding MotA/TolQ/ExbB proton channel family protein, whose amino-acid sequence MSDISTNVIVDGTLSLLIGASVITWSLILIKGIQHLRISYYNRNFGKKFWTAPNILAASQLENQHGPAARVAGIGFTTLIETDDNATTHDLEHTWDRQELLDRRLRQQMQKERGSLESGLAILATIGSVSPFVGLFGTVWGIMGALTNISKSGSASLEVVAGPIGEALVATAVGIAVAVPAVIGYNFFIRRNKVIWAYLDDFAIDFIHLALKSSFVIERLNNKQATTSSRLTDITGGKKTSGKETVNTHDELLAKEAHA is encoded by the coding sequence ATGTCTGATATTTCAACTAACGTTATCGTCGATGGTACGCTGTCTCTATTGATTGGCGCATCTGTTATCACCTGGTCTTTAATCTTGATTAAAGGTATCCAGCATCTACGAATTTCCTATTACAACCGTAATTTTGGCAAAAAATTCTGGACTGCCCCCAATATTCTGGCTGCTTCGCAACTGGAAAATCAGCACGGGCCGGCAGCACGCGTCGCTGGCATTGGTTTTACGACCTTAATAGAAACCGATGATAATGCCACCACCCATGATTTGGAGCACACTTGGGACCGTCAAGAATTGCTGGATAGACGTTTACGTCAACAAATGCAAAAAGAACGTGGTTCCCTAGAAAGTGGTCTGGCCATTTTGGCAACCATAGGCAGTGTATCGCCATTCGTTGGCTTATTCGGTACGGTTTGGGGCATTATGGGGGCATTAACCAATATTAGTAAAAGTGGTTCAGCCAGTCTTGAAGTCGTAGCAGGTCCTATTGGTGAAGCTTTGGTGGCAACAGCGGTTGGGATTGCTGTTGCGGTACCTGCCGTGATTGGCTATAACTTTTTTATTCGCCGCAATAAAGTAATCTGGGCCTATCTGGACGATTTTGCTATTGATTTTATTCACTTAGCACTAAAAAGTTCATTTGTGATCGAGCGATTAAACAATAAACAAGCAACTACGTCTTCGCGACTGACTGATATTACCGGTGGCAAAAAAACCAGTGGCAAAGAAACTGTTAATACTCACGATGAATTACTAGCGAAAGAGGCGCATGCATAA
- a CDS encoding arylsulfatase, with the protein MHKILETTLLMGGALGISQAVEAVEAPAKTAPVATTQQPAPNVIWILLDDVGFGASSAFGGLIETPNLDALAAQGLRYTNFHTTAISSPTRAALLTGRNHHSVSMGLFPETANDQPGYQAKIPASKGNIAEILHESGYSTYALGKWHLTPITEATQAGPFNRWPTGKGFDHYYGFLYGETDQWHPQLIEETHRVDSQTSGQHLNALLTNKAIQYISAEKSIHPDKPFFVYFAPGATHAPHQVAQPWIDKYKGKFDGGWDKYREQVFANQKKLGVIPQQALLPERNPNIKAWDTLNDNQKRLYARYFETYAGFFSYTDAEIGRLLEFLKKTGQFDNTIIAVLIGDNGASKEGTEYGTTIGLSARAKPDGDADKLVQKLDSIGTEYSSPNYPLGWAQAANTPFKYWKQDANSEGGTHNPLILSYPQGIQDKGGIRQQYAHVIDLLPTTLELAKVNQPKSIAGITQDSLEGTSLAYSISDAKATSRHKIQYYEINGSRSIYKEGWKAGTLHKPGTPFDKDTWELYNLNNDPTEINDLSTKEPGKLKELQALFTAEGKKYHVFPLKDTLFTDFLSYKGAFQNRQQIVLYPGIEQIFSLSAPDIITKAYSLNADVEIPTNGAEGVLIANGGRFGGSSLFVQNNKLNFAFSDGSQQTLISANKPISAGKAKLRVDYAPETNKNPQTASISLFVNDEKVAEGKIPLLPISGGIPYFAYDEGFDIGRDQQTPVSDTYQTPYSFTGNIEKVTIDYAKN; encoded by the coding sequence ATGCATAAAATACTAGAAACCACATTGCTAATGGGCGGCGCTCTGGGCATTTCCCAAGCTGTTGAAGCAGTGGAGGCTCCCGCCAAAACAGCACCCGTAGCCACAACACAACAACCAGCACCTAATGTCATCTGGATATTATTGGATGATGTGGGATTTGGAGCCAGTTCTGCATTTGGCGGCTTAATAGAAACTCCCAACCTGGATGCGCTTGCAGCACAAGGGTTACGCTATACCAACTTTCATACCACTGCAATAAGCTCACCTACCCGTGCAGCCTTACTTACTGGCCGAAATCATCATAGCGTCAGCATGGGCTTATTTCCGGAAACAGCCAACGATCAACCAGGTTACCAAGCCAAAATTCCGGCAAGTAAGGGCAATATTGCCGAAATATTACATGAAAGTGGTTATAGCACCTACGCACTGGGCAAATGGCATTTGACACCCATTACAGAAGCAACCCAGGCGGGACCCTTCAATCGTTGGCCTACCGGTAAAGGCTTTGACCATTATTATGGTTTTTTGTATGGCGAAACAGATCAATGGCATCCGCAGTTAATTGAAGAAACACATCGGGTTGACAGCCAAACCAGTGGACAGCATTTAAATGCGTTACTGACCAATAAAGCCATCCAATATATTAGTGCTGAAAAATCGATACACCCTGACAAACCTTTCTTTGTTTATTTTGCTCCCGGCGCAACACATGCACCACATCAAGTTGCTCAACCCTGGATAGATAAATACAAAGGTAAATTTGATGGCGGCTGGGATAAATACCGGGAACAGGTATTTGCCAACCAAAAAAAGCTAGGGGTTATTCCGCAACAGGCACTACTTCCAGAACGTAATCCAAATATCAAAGCGTGGGATACTCTGAATGACAATCAAAAACGTTTATATGCACGTTATTTTGAAACTTACGCCGGTTTTTTCAGCTATACCGATGCTGAAATTGGTCGTTTGCTAGAGTTTCTGAAAAAAACCGGACAATTTGACAATACCATTATTGCAGTATTGATAGGTGATAATGGTGCCAGCAAGGAAGGTACAGAATACGGCACCACCATAGGCTTGAGTGCCAGGGCAAAACCAGATGGTGATGCAGATAAACTAGTACAAAAATTAGACTCTATTGGCACAGAATATTCATCACCCAACTACCCATTGGGCTGGGCGCAAGCCGCTAATACACCATTCAAATACTGGAAACAAGATGCCAACTCAGAAGGCGGCACACATAATCCATTGATCTTATCGTATCCACAAGGTATTCAAGATAAAGGTGGCATTCGCCAACAGTATGCACATGTCATCGACTTACTACCCACTACTTTAGAATTAGCAAAAGTTAATCAACCTAAAAGTATTGCGGGTATCACACAAGACAGCTTGGAAGGTACAAGCTTGGCCTATAGTATCAGTGATGCAAAAGCAACTTCTAGACACAAAATACAATACTATGAAATTAATGGTTCACGCTCAATTTATAAAGAGGGATGGAAAGCAGGCACCTTGCATAAACCCGGCACGCCGTTTGATAAAGACACCTGGGAACTCTATAATTTGAATAACGACCCTACCGAAATCAATGACTTGTCTACCAAAGAACCTGGAAAACTTAAAGAGTTGCAAGCCCTGTTTACTGCAGAAGGCAAGAAATATCATGTCTTTCCATTGAAAGACACCTTATTTACCGATTTCCTGAGTTACAAAGGCGCATTCCAAAATCGACAACAAATTGTGCTTTACCCAGGCATTGAACAAATCTTCTCTTTATCAGCACCGGATATAATTACTAAAGCTTACAGCCTTAACGCCGACGTTGAGATACCGACTAATGGAGCAGAAGGAGTCCTGATTGCTAATGGTGGTCGTTTTGGTGGTTCCAGTTTGTTCGTGCAAAATAACAAATTAAACTTTGCCTTTAGCGATGGAAGCCAACAAACTTTAATCTCTGCTAATAAGCCTATCAGTGCAGGTAAAGCCAAACTACGGGTTGATTATGCGCCCGAAACCAACAAAAATCCGCAAACGGCAAGCATTAGTTTGTTTGTAAACGATGAAAAAGTGGCCGAAGGAAAAATACCCTTACTGCCCATAAGTGGCGGTATCCCTTATTTTGCCTATGATGAAGGATTTGATATAGGCCGAGATCAGCAAACACCAGTGAGCGATACTTACCAAACACCCTATAGTTTTACCGGTAATATAGAAAAAGTGACTATAGACTACGCCAAAAACTGA
- a CDS encoding cupin domain-containing protein, with amino-acid sequence MPHITATGIGRWLLPLTFLCWHTQSAYAVELDPKAISVKLPDKINWVSNPGGSETAVLVGDPSKPGLYVVLNKWKAHHNSKPHSHPNDRFITVISGTWWVGTGTHYDIEQLQPLPAGSFVTHFGNEVHYDGAKEEDTVLEIVGIGPATATPAPELESHQ; translated from the coding sequence ATGCCTCACATCACTGCAACCGGTATTGGCCGATGGTTATTGCCATTAACATTTCTTTGCTGGCATACACAATCAGCCTACGCCGTTGAGCTTGACCCTAAAGCCATCTCAGTAAAATTACCGGATAAAATCAATTGGGTAAGCAATCCGGGCGGTTCTGAAACAGCTGTTTTAGTCGGCGACCCCAGCAAACCCGGATTGTATGTGGTGTTAAATAAATGGAAAGCTCACCATAATAGTAAGCCGCATTCTCATCCCAACGACCGTTTCATCACGGTAATTTCTGGAACTTGGTGGGTGGGTACCGGCACCCACTACGACATCGAACAATTACAACCCTTACCGGCAGGTAGCTTTGTTACCCATTTTGGCAACGAAGTGCATTACGATGGCGCAAAAGAGGAAGATACGGTATTGGAAATTGTCGGTATAGGACCAGCAACCGCCACACCCGCACCGGAATTAGAAAGCCATCAATAA